A window from Borrelia sp. P9F1 encodes these proteins:
- a CDS encoding ATP-binding cassette domain-containing protein, which produces MSDEKDVILRVENLVQTFTIGEDFLFWKNKRKINAVNGISFEVERNKTLGLVGESGCGKSTTLRSIMQLYTPTSGSIYFNGRDITKLPKRELLKTKKDMQMVFQDPHTSLNPRMTIKEIIAEPLVIYNENKILPKTRQEIDKRVDELMDITELEKSMLSRYPHEFSGGQRQRIGIARALALQPKLLLLDEAVSALDVSIRAQILNLLKTLQKELNLSYLFISHDLAVVKYMSDKIAVMYLGVILEVAPRDILFSNPVHPYTKTLIASIPEIDTEKRKNKTIKLDEPSLTSIRNTSPTAENLVLEEVEEDHFVSRYLFDEMNSLLNK; this is translated from the coding sequence ATGAGCGACGAAAAAGACGTAATTCTTAGAGTAGAAAATCTAGTACAAACATTTACGATTGGGGAAGACTTTCTGTTTTGGAAAAACAAACGCAAGATAAACGCTGTGAATGGGATTAGTTTTGAGGTTGAACGCAATAAAACATTAGGACTTGTTGGGGAATCTGGGTGTGGCAAATCAACAACTCTGAGATCAATAATGCAGCTCTACACGCCGACGTCTGGAAGCATATATTTTAATGGAAGGGATATTACAAAACTTCCAAAAAGAGAACTCTTGAAAACTAAAAAAGACATGCAAATGGTTTTTCAAGACCCACACACATCCCTTAACCCAAGAATGACAATAAAAGAAATAATAGCAGAACCATTGGTTATTTATAATGAAAATAAGATTCTTCCAAAAACAAGGCAAGAAATAGACAAAAGAGTGGATGAATTAATGGATATTACTGAGCTTGAAAAGAGTATGCTATCTAGATACCCACACGAGTTTTCAGGAGGACAAAGACAGAGAATAGGGATAGCAAGAGCACTTGCTTTACAGCCTAAGCTTTTACTTCTAGATGAAGCTGTGTCGGCTTTGGACGTATCAATAAGGGCTCAGATTTTAAATTTACTCAAAACTTTACAAAAGGAGTTAAATCTATCTTATCTCTTTATCTCCCATGACTTGGCGGTGGTCAAATATATGAGTGACAAAATTGCTGTAATGTACTTGGGGGTCATTTTGGAAGTCGCACCTAGAGATATTTTATTTTCAAATCCTGTGCACCCGTATACCAAAACGTTAATAGCGTCTATTCCTGAAATTGATACTGAAAAAAGAAAAAACAAAACTATAAAACTCGATGAGCCATCGCTGACAAGCATAAGAAACACTAGTCCTACAGCAGAAAACTTAGTTCTTGAAGAAGTGGAAGAGGATCATTTCGTGTCTAGATATCTTTTTGATGAAATGAATAGCCTATTAAATAAATGA
- a CDS encoding tetratricopeptide repeat protein, producing MKKLVLAGTFLFSCYTASLEELTKETPYGIYLREAQKAMNSNDYRSALNVYEKMIEIHKDNAGIVATGKYEIAFINYTIGKKDTAKTLFEELIKSGIKTPKWILPLAKKMMEKITKT from the coding sequence ATGAAAAAGTTGGTGTTGGCAGGGACTTTTCTCTTTTCTTGCTATACAGCAAGTTTAGAGGAGCTGACAAAAGAAACTCCTTATGGTATTTATTTAAGAGAAGCTCAAAAAGCAATGAATTCAAACGACTACCGATCCGCTTTGAATGTGTACGAAAAAATGATTGAAATTCACAAGGACAATGCTGGCATAGTTGCCACCGGAAAATACGAAATCGCGTTTATAAACTACACCATAGGTAAAAAGGACACAGCAAAAACTTTGTTTGAAGAATTAATAAAGTCCGGCATTAAAACACCCAAGTGGATTCTACCATTAGCCAAAAAGATGATGGAAAAGATAACTAAGACCTGA
- a CDS encoding vWA domain-containing protein produces the protein MKKTYFVIFLLIVFDLFSSVDDYLNITIDDVYVEAREDGFHLFIRKKPKVKSVILTESFEIPGKSKDVSTYSFRTLSYNKINGDEIRILNGRVIKNRELLSLTSSTPVPNRKFGEAFHILIPKRLKYGFPNFSTRSGDIDLETLKREKEPFWFSIRTFEKKYNDYLGQYKDNAYELFFKDTQTEGRAGLDGLREAFLRFSDDVVVADKGMDTIEKIKDILERSEDSLAELDLVFVIDATESMKSHIEILKEHLFEIVEPQLEKFKSYRVGIVFYKDYLEDFLTRSFDFNTKEYLNSILKYVNVGGGGDYPEAVFEGINAAVTQFDWRAENRLIIVLGDAPPHEYPRGPIVYEDVINSAKRKDITIYGILLQQ, from the coding sequence ATGAAAAAAACTTACTTTGTTATTTTCTTACTTATTGTTTTTGATTTATTTTCTTCAGTGGATGATTATTTGAATATTACTATTGATGATGTGTATGTGGAGGCTCGTGAAGATGGGTTTCATCTTTTTATTAGGAAAAAACCAAAAGTCAAGTCTGTCATTTTGACGGAATCTTTTGAGATTCCAGGTAAAAGTAAAGATGTTTCTACTTATTCATTTAGAACATTGAGCTATAACAAGATTAACGGGGATGAAATTAGAATTTTAAATGGTAGAGTCATTAAGAATAGAGAGCTTTTATCACTAACATCTTCTACTCCTGTTCCGAATAGAAAATTTGGAGAGGCTTTTCATATATTGATCCCTAAGCGCTTAAAATACGGTTTTCCTAATTTTTCAACAAGAAGTGGTGATATTGATTTAGAAACCCTTAAGAGGGAAAAAGAGCCTTTTTGGTTTTCAATTAGAACCTTCGAGAAAAAATACAACGATTATTTAGGTCAGTATAAAGACAATGCTTATGAGTTATTTTTTAAAGATACTCAAACAGAAGGTAGGGCGGGGCTTGATGGTTTAAGAGAGGCATTTTTGAGATTTTCTGATGATGTTGTAGTTGCCGATAAGGGAATGGATACCATTGAAAAGATAAAGGATATTTTAGAAAGGTCAGAAGACTCACTTGCCGAATTAGATCTTGTTTTTGTTATTGACGCTACTGAGAGTATGAAGAGTCATATTGAAATTTTAAAGGAGCATCTTTTTGAAATAGTAGAACCTCAACTTGAGAAGTTTAAGTCTTACAGAGTAGGTATTGTATTTTATAAGGATTATCTTGAAGATTTTTTAACAAGATCTTTTGATTTTAATACTAAGGAATATTTAAATAGTATTCTTAAGTATGTTAATGTGGGGGGAGGAGGAGATTATCCTGAAGCGGTGTTTGAAGGAATTAACGCTGCTGTTACTCAGTTTGATTGGAGAGCGGAGAACAGACTCATTATTGTATTAGGAGATGCCCCGCCGCACGAATATCCCAGAGGCCCTATAGTTTATGAAGATGTAATCAACTCGGCTAAAAGAAAAGATATTACGATTTATGGGATATTGCTTCAGCAATAG
- a CDS encoding ABC transporter permease yields MSNYERQNNSLESHTSTRRAWLRFKENRLAFISIFIIGFYIIIAILQPVLPIYKYYTQVVEHADLPPSFRHAGELWYEKELNFIKRLSGKEKRDLNEEEKAKLEEIKRRIKTEVQKIDGRESRVHERVYLLGTDSLGRDLLARIIQGSQISISVGFIGAFISMIIGTVVGAIAGFFGGILDRIITKTIEVLYILPSLLVIITLMTVMERNIMGLFVAISIISWLSLARIVRGQIQSLSKSEFIQVARTLGATNKRMIFNHLIPNSLGMIAIITTMNVPSFIMIESFLSFLGLGISAPMTSWGELVKNGIPTFIEYPWKIFIPAAVMTIFLLFMNFLGDGLRDAFDPKDNL; encoded by the coding sequence ATGAGTAATTATGAACGACAGAACAACTCACTTGAATCTCACACATCTACTAGGAGAGCTTGGTTAAGGTTTAAAGAAAATAGACTGGCTTTTATAAGTATATTTATAATTGGGTTTTATATAATAATTGCAATACTTCAACCGGTCTTGCCAATATATAAATACTATACTCAAGTAGTTGAACATGCTGACCTACCTCCGTCTTTTAGGCACGCCGGGGAGCTTTGGTATGAGAAGGAGCTTAATTTCATAAAAAGATTATCCGGAAAAGAAAAACGAGACCTTAATGAAGAAGAAAAAGCAAAATTAGAAGAAATAAAGAGAAGAATAAAAACAGAAGTCCAAAAAATTGATGGTAGGGAAAGTAGGGTACATGAAAGAGTATACTTATTGGGAACAGATAGTCTTGGAAGAGATTTGCTTGCAAGAATAATACAGGGAAGCCAAATATCAATATCCGTAGGGTTTATTGGAGCGTTCATATCGATGATAATAGGAACTGTGGTGGGGGCAATAGCGGGGTTCTTTGGTGGAATCCTAGACAGAATAATAACTAAAACTATAGAAGTACTTTACATCTTGCCTTCCTTACTTGTCATAATAACACTGATGACGGTTATGGAGAGGAATATAATGGGATTATTTGTTGCAATTAGCATTATCTCATGGTTGTCGCTAGCTAGGATAGTTAGAGGACAAATACAATCACTTTCAAAGTCTGAATTTATACAAGTAGCTAGAACACTGGGTGCAACAAATAAGAGAATGATATTTAACCATTTAATTCCCAATAGTCTTGGCATGATAGCAATAATTACAACAATGAATGTTCCGTCTTTTATTATGATTGAATCGTTTTTGTCGTTTTTAGGCCTTGGAATATCAGCACCGATGACTAGTTGGGGAGAGTTGGTAAAAAATGGAATTCCTACGTTTATTGAATATCCGTGGAAAATTTTCATTCCAGCAGCAGTCATGACAATATTCTTACTGTTTATGAATTTTTTGGGAGATGGATTAAGAGATGCATTCGATCCGAAGGATAACCTCTAG
- a CDS encoding peptide ABC transporter substrate-binding protein, which produces GHVLDSEVGVQAVNDTTLKITLANPKPYFLDMLAHHTYMPVPVHAIEKHGERWTDPVNMVVSGPFKLKERYVNDKIVIEKNDKYYNAGNVEIDEVVFYTISNSITSYRMYENDELDALTTPTIPPNLIKEIRLRNDYYTSAVNGLYYFSFNTTVKPLDNPKVREALTLAIDRETLTEKVIENGSIPTRRISPNFKNYSYGKELTLFNPQRAKQLLAEAGFPDGKDFPVLKYKTSKRDGPGITAEFLQEQFKKILNIDIDIETEEWTTFLTSRKLGNYQMSHMGWAGDYSDPLTFLESLFTTEYHTFGAYGYSNKEYDSLIKKSDFEQDPVKRQDILRKAEEIIIEIDFPVAPIYIYAGNYLFNNDKWTGWSPNILERFDFSELRRIK; this is translated from the coding sequence TGGTCATGTACTTGACTCTGAGGTAGGGGTCCAGGCTGTAAACGACACAACCCTCAAGATAACACTCGCTAATCCCAAGCCTTACTTCCTTGATATGCTGGCACATCACACATACATGCCAGTCCCAGTTCATGCTATTGAAAAACATGGGGAGAGATGGACTGACCCTGTAAACATGGTTGTAAGCGGGCCTTTTAAACTAAAGGAAAGATATGTCAATGACAAGATTGTTATTGAAAAAAATGATAAATATTACAATGCTGGAAATGTCGAGATAGATGAAGTCGTATTTTATACAATAAGCAACAGTATAACTTCATACAGAATGTATGAGAATGACGAACTTGACGCACTCACAACTCCAACCATTCCGCCTAACTTAATAAAGGAAATAAGACTCAGAAATGACTATTATACTTCAGCTGTAAATGGGCTTTATTATTTTTCTTTTAATACTACTGTTAAACCTCTTGATAATCCAAAGGTTAGAGAAGCTCTAACTCTTGCTATTGACAGGGAAACATTAACAGAAAAAGTGATAGAAAATGGTTCTATTCCCACAAGAAGAATTAGTCCTAATTTTAAAAACTATTCTTACGGCAAGGAACTTACACTATTTAACCCACAAAGAGCTAAGCAACTCCTAGCTGAGGCTGGTTTCCCTGATGGAAAGGACTTCCCAGTTCTTAAATACAAAACTTCAAAACGTGATGGTCCGGGAATAACTGCAGAATTCTTGCAAGAACAATTTAAGAAAATATTAAATATTGATATTGATATTGAAACTGAAGAATGGACCACATTCCTTACAAGCAGAAAACTGGGTAACTATCAAATGTCACATATGGGATGGGCAGGTGATTATTCAGATCCGCTAACATTCCTTGAAAGTTTGTTTACAACCGAATATCATACTTTCGGTGCTTACGGATACTCAAACAAAGAATATGACTCACTTATTAAGAAATCTGACTTCGAACAAGATCCTGTTAAGCGTCAAGATATCTTAAGAAAAGCTGAGGAAATAATAATAGAGATTGACTTCCCTGTCGCTCCAATATACATATATGCGGGTAATTATCTCTTCAACAATGATAAATGGACTGGTTGGTCTCCTAACATTCTTGAAAGATTTGATTTCTCTGAACTTAGAAGAATAAAATAA
- a CDS encoding ABC transporter ATP-binding protein, whose translation MKEDYILDIKNLAIEFKLKHTTIYPVNRINLKVKRGEIRAIVGESGSGKSVTSMAILKLLPEMTTVYKEGEILFEGQDLLKLSETELQGIRGNKVAMIFQDPMTSLNPYLRISTQIEETIILHQKLDKHTAKKKAIEMLRTVGVVNAEERIEHYPHQFSGGMRQRVMIAMALSCHPSLLIADEPTTALDVTIQEQILLLIKSLSKKFNTSTILITHDLAVVAEICDTVSVMYQGEFVEEGTVEKIFKTPKHPYTVGLLKSILTLDQDPNEKLYSIKENSIAKTISNIEEL comes from the coding sequence ATGAAAGAAGACTATATACTGGACATCAAAAATTTAGCAATTGAATTTAAGCTAAAGCACACAACAATATATCCTGTCAACAGAATTAACTTAAAGGTTAAAAGAGGAGAAATTAGGGCTATAGTTGGAGAATCTGGTAGCGGAAAATCTGTTACAAGCATGGCTATTTTAAAGCTGCTACCTGAAATGACAACAGTATACAAAGAAGGAGAAATACTATTTGAGGGGCAGGATTTGCTTAAGCTTAGTGAAACAGAACTTCAAGGTATTAGAGGGAATAAAGTAGCCATGATCTTTCAGGATCCAATGACTTCTTTAAATCCATATTTAAGAATATCTACGCAAATTGAAGAAACAATAATTTTGCACCAAAAACTAGACAAACATACAGCAAAGAAAAAGGCAATAGAAATGCTAAGGACTGTTGGTGTTGTGAATGCGGAAGAGAGGATAGAGCATTATCCGCATCAATTCTCAGGAGGAATGAGACAGAGAGTTATGATTGCGATGGCTTTAAGTTGTCATCCATCTTTATTAATAGCAGATGAACCCACTACAGCTCTTGATGTTACAATTCAAGAACAAATACTATTGCTTATTAAAAGTTTATCTAAAAAGTTCAATACTTCAACAATACTAATAACTCATGATTTAGCCGTAGTTGCGGAGATTTGCGATACAGTATCTGTCATGTACCAAGGTGAATTTGTGGAAGAAGGAACAGTAGAAAAGATATTTAAAACCCCTAAACATCCTTATACAGTCGGTCTTTTAAAATCAATACTCACTCTAGATCAAGACCCGAATGAAAAACTTTACTCAATTAAGGAAAACTCTATTGCAAAAACTATAAGTAATATCGAGGAGCTTTGA
- a CDS encoding 1-acyl-sn-glycerol-3-phosphate acyltransferase, which yields MFIQNESFNKYFKDIEGEFLSQFKAIENVDCLNSSYHEANAVSRNLADKMIRRLLKDGSTIVGVEHILELYEKTKSGKSSIILMEHYSNFDFPCFQFLLNKMNCTEIADHVIPVAGVKLFKDDLFVKSLSLGYSVIFIYPPHSFIGIDTEKIRERRTFNANSMKFISDKKSSGYIILIFPTATRYRKGKPETKKIISEIGNYFKIFDYFVMVGVNGNILEVSKDEEMSHDIFKEDALVYNITEVIDMLDYRNLILRALDQEGLEPTKEILSSRIADDLEKRFVVLHEEGARIYNDLS from the coding sequence ATGTTTATACAAAATGAGAGTTTTAATAAGTACTTCAAGGATATTGAGGGTGAATTCCTTAGTCAATTTAAAGCTATCGAAAATGTAGATTGTTTAAATAGTTCTTATCATGAAGCGAATGCTGTTAGTAGGAATTTGGCTGATAAGATGATCAGGAGACTTCTAAAAGATGGCTCTACTATTGTTGGTGTAGAGCATATTTTGGAACTTTATGAAAAGACTAAATCTGGAAAGTCATCTATCATATTGATGGAGCACTACAGTAATTTTGACTTTCCTTGTTTTCAGTTCTTGTTAAATAAGATGAACTGTACAGAAATAGCGGATCATGTTATTCCTGTGGCTGGTGTTAAGCTTTTTAAAGATGATTTGTTTGTTAAAAGTTTGTCTTTGGGGTATAGCGTAATATTTATCTACCCTCCACATTCATTTATTGGAATCGATACTGAGAAGATTAGGGAAAGAAGGACTTTTAACGCCAATTCCATGAAATTTATTTCCGACAAAAAGAGCAGTGGATACATCATTCTTATTTTTCCAACAGCTACCAGATACAGAAAAGGAAAGCCTGAGACTAAGAAGATAATATCAGAGATTGGGAATTATTTTAAGATTTTCGATTATTTTGTGATGGTTGGTGTTAACGGCAATATTCTTGAAGTTTCAAAAGATGAGGAAATGTCACACGACATTTTTAAGGAAGATGCTCTTGTTTATAATATAACAGAAGTTATAGATATGCTTGATTACAGGAATTTAATCTTAAGAGCATTAGATCAGGAAGGTCTAGAGCCTACAAAAGAAATTTTAAGTTCCAGGATTGCTGATGACTTAGAAAAACGTTTTGTGGTTCTTCATGAAGAGGGAGCTAGAATATACAATGATTTGAGTTAG
- a CDS encoding LysM peptidoglycan-binding domain-containing protein has protein sequence MMRKGKLLSLILSVLTLSLVSCETPPEDAKSENARVSKRSGTGQPEDLQRDVEDVKNEVLRERGNLFYSKEFNEAEKAEKEMREKFKKGNTQEGNEVAIKALERYRSIARDTIEKKEKISYLKENIEKYLNDAEANEAYIWIPLEVDEVNNLYFEATRKYKVYDMENSLGMYSKAFNKAQQTAKKARESRALKETDERMYKQLKALEAASNLSVYSNSKLIKPSPWNGRALIKDKGAYMNLLDLEGGAYLLGKVDFPLVLAYEEEAEEIKRSDSNKFKTLQLIEKSRQLWEQGLEAKRLNNLRLANELFLDSARYLEAYQSHASKELYIVKIGNTLWGISKKLYQDPYLWPKIWFANRQKIQNPDLIHKDWKIIIPSK, from the coding sequence ATGATGAGAAAAGGCAAACTGTTATCTTTGATTTTATCTGTGCTTACTTTATCTCTAGTCTCATGCGAGACTCCTCCAGAAGACGCTAAGAGTGAAAATGCCAGGGTTTCGAAAAGAAGTGGGACTGGGCAACCTGAAGATTTGCAGAGAGACGTTGAGGATGTTAAAAATGAAGTCTTAAGAGAGAGGGGAAATCTTTTTTATTCCAAAGAATTTAACGAGGCTGAGAAAGCTGAAAAAGAAATGAGGGAAAAATTTAAGAAAGGAAATACTCAAGAGGGAAATGAAGTTGCTATAAAAGCACTGGAGCGGTACAGAAGCATTGCAAGGGATACAATAGAGAAAAAAGAGAAGATAAGCTACCTTAAGGAAAATATTGAAAAATATCTAAACGACGCTGAAGCGAACGAAGCATACATATGGATACCATTAGAAGTTGATGAGGTAAATAATCTATATTTCGAAGCTACTCGAAAATACAAGGTGTACGATATGGAAAATTCCCTTGGTATGTATAGCAAAGCCTTCAATAAGGCTCAACAGACAGCTAAGAAAGCAAGGGAATCAAGGGCTCTTAAGGAAACAGACGAGAGGATGTATAAACAATTGAAAGCACTTGAAGCAGCTTCTAATTTATCTGTTTACAGTAATAGCAAACTTATTAAGCCATCTCCGTGGAATGGAAGAGCGCTCATTAAAGACAAGGGAGCGTATATGAATCTTTTGGACTTGGAAGGTGGTGCTTATTTACTAGGAAAAGTTGATTTTCCGTTGGTACTTGCCTACGAGGAAGAAGCTGAGGAAATAAAGAGATCGGATTCAAACAAATTTAAAACACTTCAGCTCATCGAGAAATCTAGGCAGTTATGGGAACAGGGCCTTGAAGCTAAAAGACTTAATAATCTTAGACTCGCAAATGAATTGTTTCTAGATTCTGCAAGATACTTGGAAGCTTACCAAAGCCATGCAAGTAAAGAGCTCTACATAGTGAAGATTGGGAACACCTTGTGGGGGATTTCTAAGAAATTATACCAAGATCCTTATTTGTGGCCAAAAATTTGGTTTGCAAACAGACAAAAGATACAAAATCCGGATTTAATACATAAAGATTGGAAGATCATAATTCCTTCTAAGTAA
- a CDS encoding ABC transporter permease encodes MLKFTIQKLLETVPTLIAITFLCFLIMRLAPGNPFDSEKPIDPQVKEKLMQKYHLDKPFYVQAYRYITNVLKGDFGPSLKKKDLTVNQYIKLGMPKSFTIGIITLILSLVLGILLGTIAAIKKNTRVDYAIRVIAIFGISVPTFVVGPILQYFLSVKLGLFYTSGWITERGGLANLVMPILALALPYTAIFTRILRGSMLEILKSDFVRTARAKGLSFNVIIRKHVLIGAILPLVSYIGPIFAGIISGGMVVEQIFRVAGMGVITVESSLNRDYPLLMGSVLVYSTILLISILVSDIAYKKLDPRV; translated from the coding sequence ATGCTGAAGTTTACCATACAGAAATTATTGGAAACGGTTCCAACTTTGATAGCGATAACTTTTTTGTGCTTCCTAATAATGAGACTTGCTCCTGGGAATCCATTTGATTCTGAAAAACCTATTGATCCTCAGGTAAAAGAAAAGCTAATGCAGAAATATCACCTTGACAAACCTTTTTATGTTCAAGCCTACCGATACATCACAAATGTTTTAAAAGGTGACTTTGGGCCATCATTGAAAAAGAAAGACTTAACCGTAAATCAGTATATAAAATTAGGAATGCCTAAATCATTTACGATTGGAATAATAACCCTAATATTATCTCTCGTGCTTGGCATTTTGTTGGGGACAATAGCAGCTATTAAAAAAAATACTCGTGTCGATTACGCAATAAGGGTAATAGCAATATTTGGAATTTCTGTACCTACTTTTGTAGTTGGTCCCATTTTACAATATTTTTTGTCAGTAAAATTGGGGCTATTTTACACTTCTGGTTGGATTACAGAACGGGGTGGTCTTGCAAATTTGGTTATGCCTATATTAGCACTTGCTTTGCCTTATACAGCTATTTTTACAAGAATACTTAGAGGTTCTATGTTAGAAATACTAAAGAGCGATTTTGTAAGGACAGCAAGGGCTAAGGGGTTAAGTTTTAATGTGATAATCAGAAAACATGTGTTGATAGGAGCCATACTTCCTCTAGTAAGTTACATAGGACCTATATTTGCTGGGATAATTTCTGGAGGCATGGTTGTTGAACAAATATTCAGAGTTGCTGGGATGGGAGTAATTACAGTAGAATCGTCTCTGAATAGGGACTACCCGTTACTGATGGGTTCAGTTCTGGTTTATTCAACTATATTACTTATCTCCATTCTAGTATCGGACATTGCTTATAAAAAACTTGATCCGAGAGTTTAG
- the eno gene encoding phosphopyruvate hydratase: MGFHIYEIKARQIIDSRGNPTVEADVILEDGSFGRAAVPSGASTGINEAVEIRDGNKSVYMGKGVLKAVENITNIISPELEGMSALNQVEIDRKMLELDGTPTKSKLGANAILAVSMATARAAAAYVGLKVYQYLGAYKANVLPTPMCNIINGGAHSDNSVDFQEFMIMPVGAKTFSDAIRMAAEVFHTLKGILSKKGYATSVGDEGGFAPNLKSNEEACEVIMEAIKGAGYEPGKEISIALDPATSELYDPKTKKYVLKWSTKEELSSEEMVEYWAKWVEKYPIISIEDGMAEEDWDGWKKLTDKIGDKVQLVGDDLFVTNTSFLKKGIEMKVANSILIKVNQIGTLTETFEAVEMAKKAGYTAIVSHRSGETEDTTIADLVVALGTGQIKTGSLSRTDRIAKYNQLLRIEEELGSTAEYHGKDVFYSIKKK; this comes from the coding sequence ATGGGTTTTCATATTTATGAAATAAAAGCTAGGCAAATAATTGACTCTAGAGGGAATCCAACAGTTGAAGCAGATGTGATACTTGAGGATGGTTCTTTTGGTAGAGCAGCTGTTCCATCAGGTGCCTCAACAGGTATAAATGAAGCTGTTGAAATAAGGGACGGCAATAAATCTGTTTACATGGGGAAAGGAGTACTAAAGGCAGTTGAAAACATAACAAATATCATCTCTCCAGAACTTGAAGGGATGAGTGCTTTAAATCAAGTTGAAATTGATAGAAAAATGCTTGAGCTTGACGGTACACCGACTAAATCAAAACTTGGCGCTAATGCTATCCTTGCGGTTTCAATGGCTACGGCTAGAGCAGCAGCTGCTTATGTTGGACTTAAAGTTTATCAATATCTTGGTGCCTATAAGGCCAACGTTTTACCCACTCCCATGTGTAACATTATAAACGGTGGGGCTCATTCTGACAATTCTGTTGATTTTCAGGAATTTATGATAATGCCTGTTGGAGCAAAAACCTTTAGTGACGCAATAAGAATGGCAGCTGAGGTCTTTCACACACTTAAAGGAATTTTAAGCAAAAAAGGCTATGCGACTTCCGTTGGAGATGAAGGTGGCTTTGCTCCAAATTTAAAATCAAACGAAGAAGCTTGCGAAGTTATCATGGAAGCTATCAAGGGAGCAGGATATGAACCTGGCAAAGAGATCTCAATTGCGCTTGATCCCGCAACATCTGAACTTTATGATCCAAAAACAAAAAAGTACGTACTCAAATGGTCAACCAAAGAAGAGCTTTCTTCTGAGGAAATGGTTGAATATTGGGCAAAATGGGTAGAAAAATATCCTATTATATCAATTGAAGATGGAATGGCTGAAGAAGATTGGGATGGATGGAAAAAACTCACAGATAAGATAGGAGATAAAGTTCAACTTGTTGGAGATGATTTATTCGTGACAAACACATCATTTCTTAAAAAGGGAATTGAGATGAAAGTTGCAAACTCAATTCTTATTAAAGTAAATCAAATTGGAACACTGACTGAGACTTTTGAAGCTGTGGAAATGGCCAAAAAAGCAGGATATACTGCAATAGTTTCACACCGTTCAGGCGAAACCGAAGACACAACAATAGCTGACCTTGTTGTAGCACTCGGAACAGGGCAAATCAAAACAGGCTCACTGTCAAGAAC